The nucleotide sequence CACCGACCTGCATGTCTTTCCATTCGCCTTTTCCTTGAAGCAATAATGCTTTCATATGTAGAACACTCCTCTGAGTTTTGTAGACAAGAACTTTGACCATTATAGGAGAATGGCGATTTGTTTTCAAATGAAGTGCCTCCGTGCGTTTCCATACTGAAAATGGCGACAATCTATAAAATACTTGCGAAATGACAAAATTCACATTATGTTGAATAGAAAGTGATTCAAGTGGAAGGTGAAAAGATGAAGGTTCTAGTAATAGAAGATAATCAGAGCGTCAGCGAGATGCTTGAGATGTTTTTTTCAAAAGAAGGCATTAAGGGTGCTTTTATAAAAGATGGCCTTGAAGGCTACAAAGCGTATAAGCAGGAAGACTGGGACGTGCTGATCATCGACTGGATGCTGCCGGGGATGGACGGGGTTTCTCTCTGCCGAAAGATCAGGGAGGAAGGGGGAACAGTTCCAATTATTATGCTGACGGCGAAAGACAGTGAATCAGATCAGGTTCTCGGCCTTGAAATGGGGGCAGACGATTATGTAACGAAGCCGTTCAGTCCGCTTGCACTGATGGCACGGATTAAAGCTGTATCAAGGAGACACGCAGCCGCGAGGACGCCTAAAGAAGATACAGATTGCTTAGAAACAGCTTACTTTAACATTAATAAGCAGACACGAGAGGTTCTTCTTGATAACGGAAAAATTGAAAACCTTACCCCAAAAGAATTTGAACTTCTCTGCTATTTTGCAGAGCATCCGCGCCAGGTTTTCACGCGCGAGCAGCTGCTTGAACGGGTATGGGGCTACCAGTTCTACGGAGATGAACGGACTGTTGATGTCCATATTAAGCGGCTCCGCGCAAAGCTCGGCACGAAGGCGCGTCCTTTTTTCCATACGGTCTGGGGAGTCGGCTATAAGTTTGATGAAGCGGTCGGGTCCGAATGAGAATTAAATATCTCTACCAGCTGTTCCTAAGCCACATCAGCATTCTGATCATCGCATTTATGATATTAAGCCTGGTTGTTGCACAATATGCGGAGTCCTTTGTTTATGAAAATAAGGTGGAGGAGCTTGAGCAGTTCGGGAACAGAATTCTTGCAGACGTAAAAAACAACAGGGGCGAGAGGGCGCTTAGAGAATATGAACATGTATTGAGTGCACGCGGCATCCGGTTCAGCCTTTTCGATGATAAAGGAATGATTTTTTATCCATACTCCGGAAATGCGCCAAGATTTCAGCCGACAGACGAGGAATGGGAAAATCTGAAATCCGGTGAACGGATTGTCGTCAAACATGAAATCAAACGGTTTGACCAGGAGGTATCGCTCGTTGCCCTTCCGTATATAGAGAACGGCTCGCTCTCGGGAGGGATTCTGCTTGTGTCTCCAATTAAAGGATCCCGCGCGACAATTAGTGAGATCAACAGGTACCTGCTCTACACAATCCTAATTTCGCTCTCTGTTTCCTTGCTGCTCAGCTGGATTCTATCAAGTCTCCACGTAAAGAGAATTCAGCGGATCCGAAACGCATCGTCTATGATCGCTGAGGGGAAATATGACATCTCCGTGCCAACTTCTACAATCGACGAGATTGGCGAACTGGCCAATGATTTCAACATTATGGCCGGCCAGCTGAAAAAATCAAATGAAGAAATCGAGAGTTTAGAGAACCGCCGGAGAAAATTTATGGCGGATGTCTCACATGAGCTGAGGACGCCGCTCACGACAATCAGCGGTGTGATTGAAGGTTTGAAAAACAACATGATTCAGGAAGAGGAAAAAGAGCGGGGACTGCAGCTTGTGAGTCAGGAGACGAAACGGCTGATAAGGCTCGTCAATGAAAATCTGGATTATGAAAAAATCCGCTCAAACCAGGTGAAGCTTTTTAAAGAAAAGATTAAGCTGATTGAGGTTTTTGAAATCATAAAAGAACATTTGGAGCTGCAGGCAGAAGATAAAAACGTCCGGCTGGATATTGCTGCAGATGAAGATACAGAGATCTATGCCGATTATGACCGGCTCATTCAGATTCTGATCAACATTACGAAAAACAGTATTCAGTTTACAGAGAGCGGGACCGTTTGCCTTATAGGGAAAAAGGGGTATAAGGAAACCATTATTGTGATCGAGGACACAGGAATCGGCATGGATCCTGAGGAAGTGGAATCCATCTGGCAGCGGTTCTACAAAGCGGATATGTCACGCACAGGCCATCAATTTGGTGAGTTCGGCCTTGGCCTCTCCATTGTAAAGCAGCTTGTCCTCATGCATAACGGAGAAATTCAGATCAGCAGCGAAAAGAACCAGGGAACGACTTTCATCCTCAAATTTCCAGAGAAGTAGAGAGCGCTGTTCATACTTTGTTCATACTTCTCTGGTAAACTAATCACAAATATGGCTGAAATAAAGGAAAGGGGAAGAGATTTATGAAAAAGAAAGATACGGTCTTCATTCTTGTAGGCGCTGTCATTATGGCTGCGGTCAATGTTCTTTTCTTCACAGCTCCTGTGTAAAAGAAAGTACGGGCTGAAATTGTTCTATTGCTCTAAATGTGATATATTTCAAACGAAGTAAACTTTGTGAGGGTAATCATATATGAGCATAGATAACGAAATTTCAAAGAGACGGACGTTTGCCATCATCTCCCATCCGGATGCCGGTAAAACAACGTTAACAGAAAAACTCCTGTACTTCGGGAAAGTGATTCGCGAAGCAGGAACAGTAAAAGGGAAGAAGACCGGCAAATTTGCCGCTTCCGACTGGATGGAAATTGAGAAAAAACGCGGCATTTCCGTTACATCAAGTGTAATGAGTTTTCCTTACCATGACTTCCACGTTAATATCCTTGATACTCCTGGACACGAAGATTTCAGTGAGGACACCTACCGCACACTGACGGCAGTTGACAGCGTCGTGATGATTATTGACTCCACTAAAGGGGTTGAGCCTCAGACGATCAAGCTGTTTAAAGTCTGCCGCATGAGAGGCATTCCTATTTTCACCTTTATCAACAAACTTGACCGTGAAGGAAAAGATCCGCTTGAGCTTCTGTCTGAAATTGAAGAAGTGCTCGGCATCGAATCCTATCCAATGAACTGGCCGGTTGGAATGGGCAAGCGGTTCCTTGGAATTATTGACCGCGAGCAGCACACAGTCGTTCAGTTTAAAGGAAACGAGCAGGAGGAAATCATTCCTGCAGATGAAGTGGAAGGCAGCGAAATCGGCAGCCATCCGACATACCTTGAAACGCTTGATGAGCTTGAGCTGCTTGAAGAAGCAGGAAACCAGTTCGACACTGACCGTGTGAAGCGCGGAGAACTGACGCCTGTATTCTTCGGAAGCGCACTTGCAAACTTCGGCGTTAAATCGTTCTTTGACGTGTTTCTTCAGTATGCGGTTCCGCCGCAGCCGAGAAGAACAAATCAGGGCTTTATTTCTCCTGAAACTGAAGAATTTTCAGGCTACATCTTTAAAATCCAGGCCAACATGAACCCGGCTCACCGCGACAGAATCGCCTTCCTTCGCGTGTGTTCCGGCCGCTTTGAGCGCGGAATGAGTGTTCAGCTAAGCAGAACGAACAAAACGCTGAAGTTGAATCAGACCCAGGTATTTATGGCCAAAGACAGAGAAACTGTTGATGAAGCGTTCGCGGGCGATATCATTGGTATCTATGACCCGAACGTCTATCAGATCGGGGATACGCTGACAGCCGGTAAGGAAGGCTATCAGTATGATGAGCTTCCGCAGTTCCCGCCTGAAATGTTCAAAAAAGTGCGCGTGAAAAACGTCATGAAAGCAAAGCAGTTCCGCAAAGGAATTGAACAGCTTGTTCAGGAAGGCGCCATTCAGTACTTCCGCCAGGATTCTACCGACGACATTATTCTCGGTGCAGTCGGACAGCTTCAATATGAAGTGTTCGAATACCGCATGAGAGCGGAATATAACGTCGAAATCGAATTCGTGCCGATGGGTGACCGCATTCCAAGATGGATCGGCAACGACAAGTTCGAAAAGCGCTTCTTCGATTCAAGAAGCCTTCTTGTCCGCGACCGCAACGACCAGTATGCCGTTCTGTTTGAAAACGAATTTACCTTCAGGCATTTCAGTGAAAACCATAAAGACATTCAGCTGATCGATCTTCTGCAGGAAAATGACTATCAAAGCTATTCGGCTACAGATAAATAAGCGGGGGCTGATCGCATGTTACTGAAAGCAGCTCTGGCTCTCGTCCTGCCGTTTGTCATTCTCACACTGTTTGCCCGTGTGACGTATAATCACTACGTGGCAGCGGTGCTGACAATCGCCCTGCTTGCTGCAGCCTACACAAAAGGCTACATGGATTCCTGGATTCTCATCGCTCTTGATGCGGTGTCGGTAATTGCAGGATTTATGTACGCAGCTAAAATGGCCAAAAGGACGAGAAATGAAAAAACCAATTAGAACCTGTTCCCGGTGGGAGCAGGTTTTTTGTTTTGTCTAAAACAGCCTTCCGGTTTACCGTCCGTCCTAAAAAGGTATTGAAATAAGAAACACAAGCATTTAAATAGCTTTTTCAGGCGATAATGATAAAATCAAACCAAAATGTCGAAAGAAAAATACGAACTATCGTTCGTATTTTTAGTGTTTTTCTCTGCGATTATGGTAAAATATGAATACTGATTACATACGAATGGAGGTCCTCCTGTTGAGCGATCGTTTTGAGTTAGTATCAAATTATAAGCCGGAAGGCGATCAGCCAGCGGCGATCAAACAGCTTGTCCAGGGCATAAAAGACGGGAAGAAGCATCAGACTCTTCTTGGGGCAACAGGCACCGGGAAGACGTTTACCGTTTCAAACGTCATTCAGGAAGTGAACAAGCCGACGCTGATTATCGCCCACAATAAAACACTTGCCGGACAGTTGTACAGCGAGTTTAAAGAGTTCTTTCCGAACAATGCAGTCGAATACTTTGTCAGCTACTATGACTATTACCAGCCGGAGGCCTATGTCCCGCAGACGGACACATTCATTGAAAAGGACGCAAGCATCAATGATGAAATTGATAAACTGAGGCACTCCGCTACCGCCTCGTTATTTGAACGGAAAGATGTCATTATTATTGCCAGTGTATCCTGCATATACGGCCTCGGTTCTCCAGAAGAATACCGCGACCTGGTCGTTTCTTTGCGCACGGGCATGGATATTGAACGCAATCAGCTTCTCCGGAAGCTTGTGGATGTACAGTATGAGCGCAATGACATTGATTTTAAGCGCGGAACGTTCAGGGTGCGCGGGGATGTTGTGGAGATTTTCCCTGCTTCAAGAGACGAACAGTGCATCCGGGTTGAATTCTTCGGGGATGAGATTGACCGCATCCGCGAGGTGGATGCGCTGACCGGTGAAATCCGCGGCGACCGCGAGCATGTCTCGATCTTCCCGGCATCCCACTTCGTTACCCGCGAAGAAAAAATGAGAGTCGCGATCGGAAATATTGAAAAAGAGCTTGAAGAGCGGCTGAAAGAGCTTCACGAAAACGGAAAGCTGCTTGAAGCGCAGCGCCTTGAGCAGCGTACGAGATACGACCTTGAAATGATGCGGGAAATGGGCTTTTGCTCAGGCATTGAAAACTACTCAAGGCATCTGACGCTCCGCCCTGCCGGCTCAACGCCTTACACGCTTCTCGACTTCTTCCCGAAGGATTTCATGATTGTTGTCGATGAGTCGCATGTGACGATTCCCCAGATCAGGGGGATGTTCAATGGAGACCAGGCAAGAAAGCAGGTGCTTGTCGATCACGGCTTCCGCCTGCCGTCTGCCAAGGATAACAGGCCTCTTCAGTTCGGCGAGTTTGAAGAGCATATCAATAACATTCTGTTTGTATCTGCTACACCCGGACCTTATGAGCTTGATCATACACCGGAAATGGTGCAGCAGATCATTCGTCCGACGGGGCTTCTTGATCCGACGATAGACGTAAGGCCGATTCAGGGTCAGATTGATGATTTGATCGGAGAGATTCATGCCAGAATTGAACGCAACGAGCGTGTCCTTGTCACGACCCTTACTAAGAAAATGTCAGAGGATCTGACCGATTACCTGAAAGACATCGGCATTAAGGTTAACTACCTGCATTCTGAAATCAAAACGCTCGAGCGGATCGAGATTATCAGGGAGCTGCGCCTCGGGAAGTTTGATGTTCTTATCGGAATCAATCTTCTAAGGGAAGGACTCGACATCCCTGAAGTGTCTCTTGTCGCCATCCTTGATGCGGATAAAGAAGGCTTCCTGAGATCGGAGCGCTCGCTGATTCAGACGATTGGGCGCGCTGCCCGGAACTCAAACGGACACGTTATTATGTATGCCGATAAAATGACGAAATCAATGGAAATTGCCATAAATGAAACAAAACGCAGGCGTGAAACACAGAAGGCATTCAATGAAAAACACGGCATTGAACCGAAGACAATCCAGAAAAAAATTGCCGAGACGATTCGCGCTGTTATTGCCCCGGAAGATGCGGAAGAACTGGAATCAGCTCTTCCAAAACTCGGCAAGCTGTCTAAAAAAGAGCGCGAAAAAGTCATACAGCAAATGGAATCAGAGATGAAAGAAGCGGCCAAGGGGCTCAACTTCGAGCGTGCTGCCGAGCTTCGTGATCTGATACTAGAGCTTAAAGCGGAAGGATGAAACTAGATGGCACTCGATAAAATTAGTGTGAAAGGTGCGCGCGCTCACAATTTAAAAAACATAGATGTGACGATTCCGCGTGATAAGCTTGTTGTTCTGACAGGCTTATCGGGCTCCGGAAAATCGTCGCTTGCATTTGATACGATTTATGCAGAAGGGCAGCGGAGATATGTTGAGTCTCTCTCTGCCTATGCCCGCCAGTTTCTCGGGCAAATGGATAAACCGGACGTTGATTCGATTGAAGGTCTGTCACCTGCCATTTCAATCGACCAGAAAACAACAAGCCGGAATCCCCGTTCCACAGTAGGGACTGTCACAGAAATTTATGATTATCTGAGACTTCTGTTTGCACGCATTGGAAGACCGACGTGCCCAAACCACGATATTGAAATCTCGTCCCAAACGATCGAGCAGATGGTGGATCGGATTCTTGAATATCCTGAGCGGACAAAGCTACAGGTGCTTGCACCTATTGTTTCTGGAAGAAAAGGAACACATGCGAAGGTGTTTGAAGACATTAAAAAGCAGGGCTACGTGCGTGTCCGGGTCGACGGGGAAATGATGGAAGTCGGCGATGAGATCAGTCTTGAGAAAAACAAAAAGCACACGATTGAAGTTGTAATTGACCGGATTGTGATAAAAGAGGGAATTTCTGCCCGTTTAGCAGATTCTCTTGAAGCTGCCCTCGGCCTCGGGGAAGGCAGAGTTGTTATTGATGTCATCGGTGAAGAAGAGCTTTTGTTCAGCGAACATCACGCCTGTCCGATCTGCGGTTTTTCAATCGGCGAGCTTGAGCCGAGAATGTTTTCATTCAACAGCCCGTTTGGCGCCTGCAATGAATGCGACGGACTTGGCACAAAGCTTGAGGTGGACGTTGATCTTGTTATGCCTAATAAAGACCTGTCTTTAAAACAGCATGCGCTCGCACCGTGGGAGCCGACAAGTTCGCAGTACTACCCGCAGCTGCTTGAAGCAGTGTGCAATCACTACGGTGTTCCGATGGATATTCCTGTCAGGGATATACCGGCACACCTTTTAGATAAAGTTCTTTACGGCAGCGGCAGTGATGAAATCTACTTCCGCTATGAAAATGACTTTGGACAGGTGCGTGAAAACTACATTCAGTTTGAAGGGGTAATCCGGAATGTAGAACGCCGCTACAAAGAGACAAGCTCTGATTACATCCGCGAGCAAATGGAGAAATACATGGCTCAGCAGGCATGCCCTAAATGTAAAGGTCACAGACTTAAAAAAGAAAGTCTTGCAGTACTTGTTGACGGAAATCATATCGGAAAGGTCACAGCTCTTTCGGTTCATGAAGCCATCGCTTTCTTTGAAAGCCTGAATTTAACGGAGAAAGAAATGCAGATTGCAAGACTGATCCTCAGGGAACTTGAGGAGAGGCTTGGATTCCTGAACAATGTAGGACTGGACTATCTATCGCTCAGCCGTGCTGCCGGTACTCTTTCCGGCGGCGAAGCCCAGCGGATCAGGCTTGCCACGCAAATTGGCTCCAGACTTACAGGTGTTCTGTACATTCTGGATGAGCCGTCGATCGGCCTTCATCAACGGGATAATGACAGGCTGATTCAGACACTTCAAAGCATGAGGGATATCGGAAATACGCTCATAGTCGTCGAGCATGATGAAGATACAATGATTGCAGCGGATTACTTGATTGATATAGGACCTGGCGCAGGTGTCCACGGCGGGCAGATCATTTCCGAAGGCACGCCGGAGTACGTCATGAATGACAAGAATTCATTGACGGGACAATATCTGTCGGGTAAAAAATTCATTCCTCTGCCTGTTGAGCGCCGCAAACCTGACGGAAGATATATCGAAATCAAGGGCGCGAGCGAAAACAATCTGAAGAATGTCACAACTAAATTCCCACTTGGAACTTTTGTGGCCGTAACAGGTGTTTCCGGTTCTGGAAAAAGTACACTTGTGAATGAAATTCTCCACAAGTCCCTTGCCCAAAAGTTGAACGGCGCCAAAACGAAGCCCGGTGAGCATAAGGAAATCAAAGGAATAGAAGAGCTGGATAAGGTCATCGACATTGACCAGTCTCCGATCGGCCGCACGCCGAGGTCAAACCCTGCCACTTATACGGGAGTGTTTGACGACATCCGCGATGTGTTTGCGACAACAAATGAAGCAAAAGTGCGCGGCTACAAGAAAGGGCGTTTCAGCTTCAACGTAAAAGGCGGACGCTGCGAAGCGTGCCGCGGTGACGGAATTATCAAGATCGAGATGCATTTCCTTCCTGATGTCTATGTGCCATGCGAAGTCTGCCATGGGAAACGTTATAACCGCGAAACACTTGAAGTGAAGTACAAAGACAAAAATATCGCGGATATTCTTGAAATGACGGTTGAGGATGCTGTATCCTTCTTCGAAAATATCCCGAAAATCAAGCGAAAGCTTCAAACCATTTACGATGTGGGACTTGGCTATATCACACTCGGCCAGCCGGCAACCACCCTGTCCGGAGGAGAAGCGCAGCGCGTGAAGCTTGCTTCTGAGCTTCACCGCCGTTCAACTGGACGCTCTCTTTACATTTTGGATGAGCCGACAACAGGCCTTCATGTAGATGACATCTCACGTCTTCTCAAAGTCCTGCAGCGTCTCGTTGAAAATGGCGATACGGTGCTGGTCATTGAACATAACCTGGATGTCATCAAAGCAGCAGATTATCTCATCGACCTTGGCCCTGAAGGCGGAGATCACGGAGGCCAGATCGTTGCTTCAGGCACACCGGAAGAAGTAGTAAAAGTAAAAGGCTCTTATACGGGCAAATATTTAAAACCGATTCTCGAACGCGACCGCGAACGGATGAAAAAAGCATTAAAAGAAAAAGAAGCCGTTGCGAAAGCATAACTGCAGCCCCCATGCCTTATAAGGCGGGGGCTTTTTTTTATATTAGGGGATATTTCTATTTGCACCGGGCTTGATGATACAAAACACTATACGATGGGACCATCAATCCTCGGATATTCTTTTTTTGTGGCACTTATCTCCAGGATAGGAACCATCAAGCCAAAGCTTTTCCGGTTTGGTGGCACTTATCTCCAGGATAGGAACCATCAATCCAAAGATTTTCCAGTTTGGTGGCACTTATCTCCGGGATAGGAACCATCAATCCAAAGATTTTCCGGTTTGGTGGCACACATCTCCGGGATAGGAACCATCAATCCAAAGATTTTCCGGTTTGGTAGCACTTATCTCTGGGATAGGAACCATCAATCCAAAGATTTTCGGATTTGGTGGCACTTATCTCTAGGATAGGAACCATCAAGCCACAGATTATCCGGTTTGGTGGCACTTATCTCCGGGATAGGAACCATCAATCCAAAGATTTTCGGATTTGGTGGCACTTATCTCTAGGATAGGAACCATCAAGCCACAGATTATCCGGTTTGGTGGCACTTATCTCCGAGATAGGAACCATCAAACCACAGATTATCCGGTTTGGTGGCTCTCATCTCCGGGATAGCAACCATCAATCCAAAGATTTTCCGTTTTGGTGGCACACATCTCCGGGATAGGAACCATCAATCCAAAGATTTTCGGATTTGGTGGCACTCATCTCCGAGATAGGAACCATCAAACCACAGATTTTCCAATTTGACGGCACTTATCTCCGAGAAAGGGACCATCTTCCTAATCAAAACACACTCAACTCACCCCTGAGATGGCCAGCAGTTTGTACTTTTCCGCCTCCAGCCCAAAAAAGAATGAAACTTATCTTTCACTCAGTCGTATACTTGTTATAAGGAGCTGACATGAATTGAACACAAATAAACTCTTATCCTCACTTTGTTATTTCAGTATCTTTTTTGCCCCGTTTTTATTTCCGATCATCGTG is from Bacillus sp. FSL H8-0547 and encodes:
- a CDS encoding peptide chain release factor 3 — its product is MSIDNEISKRRTFAIISHPDAGKTTLTEKLLYFGKVIREAGTVKGKKTGKFAASDWMEIEKKRGISVTSSVMSFPYHDFHVNILDTPGHEDFSEDTYRTLTAVDSVVMIIDSTKGVEPQTIKLFKVCRMRGIPIFTFINKLDREGKDPLELLSEIEEVLGIESYPMNWPVGMGKRFLGIIDREQHTVVQFKGNEQEEIIPADEVEGSEIGSHPTYLETLDELELLEEAGNQFDTDRVKRGELTPVFFGSALANFGVKSFFDVFLQYAVPPQPRRTNQGFISPETEEFSGYIFKIQANMNPAHRDRIAFLRVCSGRFERGMSVQLSRTNKTLKLNQTQVFMAKDRETVDEAFAGDIIGIYDPNVYQIGDTLTAGKEGYQYDELPQFPPEMFKKVRVKNVMKAKQFRKGIEQLVQEGAIQYFRQDSTDDIILGAVGQLQYEVFEYRMRAEYNVEIEFVPMGDRIPRWIGNDKFEKRFFDSRSLLVRDRNDQYAVLFENEFTFRHFSENHKDIQLIDLLQENDYQSYSATDK
- a CDS encoding DUF2198 family protein, which translates into the protein MLLKAALALVLPFVILTLFARVTYNHYVAAVLTIALLAAAYTKGYMDSWILIALDAVSVIAGFMYAAKMAKRTRNEKTN
- a CDS encoding response regulator transcription factor; its protein translation is MKVLVIEDNQSVSEMLEMFFSKEGIKGAFIKDGLEGYKAYKQEDWDVLIIDWMLPGMDGVSLCRKIREEGGTVPIIMLTAKDSESDQVLGLEMGADDYVTKPFSPLALMARIKAVSRRHAAARTPKEDTDCLETAYFNINKQTREVLLDNGKIENLTPKEFELLCYFAEHPRQVFTREQLLERVWGYQFYGDERTVDVHIKRLRAKLGTKARPFFHTVWGVGYKFDEAVGSE
- the uvrA gene encoding excinuclease ABC subunit UvrA translates to MALDKISVKGARAHNLKNIDVTIPRDKLVVLTGLSGSGKSSLAFDTIYAEGQRRYVESLSAYARQFLGQMDKPDVDSIEGLSPAISIDQKTTSRNPRSTVGTVTEIYDYLRLLFARIGRPTCPNHDIEISSQTIEQMVDRILEYPERTKLQVLAPIVSGRKGTHAKVFEDIKKQGYVRVRVDGEMMEVGDEISLEKNKKHTIEVVIDRIVIKEGISARLADSLEAALGLGEGRVVIDVIGEEELLFSEHHACPICGFSIGELEPRMFSFNSPFGACNECDGLGTKLEVDVDLVMPNKDLSLKQHALAPWEPTSSQYYPQLLEAVCNHYGVPMDIPVRDIPAHLLDKVLYGSGSDEIYFRYENDFGQVRENYIQFEGVIRNVERRYKETSSDYIREQMEKYMAQQACPKCKGHRLKKESLAVLVDGNHIGKVTALSVHEAIAFFESLNLTEKEMQIARLILRELEERLGFLNNVGLDYLSLSRAAGTLSGGEAQRIRLATQIGSRLTGVLYILDEPSIGLHQRDNDRLIQTLQSMRDIGNTLIVVEHDEDTMIAADYLIDIGPGAGVHGGQIISEGTPEYVMNDKNSLTGQYLSGKKFIPLPVERRKPDGRYIEIKGASENNLKNVTTKFPLGTFVAVTGVSGSGKSTLVNEILHKSLAQKLNGAKTKPGEHKEIKGIEELDKVIDIDQSPIGRTPRSNPATYTGVFDDIRDVFATTNEAKVRGYKKGRFSFNVKGGRCEACRGDGIIKIEMHFLPDVYVPCEVCHGKRYNRETLEVKYKDKNIADILEMTVEDAVSFFENIPKIKRKLQTIYDVGLGYITLGQPATTLSGGEAQRVKLASELHRRSTGRSLYILDEPTTGLHVDDISRLLKVLQRLVENGDTVLVIEHNLDVIKAADYLIDLGPEGGDHGGQIVASGTPEEVVKVKGSYTGKYLKPILERDRERMKKALKEKEAVAKA
- a CDS encoding HAMP domain-containing sensor histidine kinase, which codes for MRIKYLYQLFLSHISILIIAFMILSLVVAQYAESFVYENKVEELEQFGNRILADVKNNRGERALREYEHVLSARGIRFSLFDDKGMIFYPYSGNAPRFQPTDEEWENLKSGERIVVKHEIKRFDQEVSLVALPYIENGSLSGGILLVSPIKGSRATISEINRYLLYTILISLSVSLLLSWILSSLHVKRIQRIRNASSMIAEGKYDISVPTSTIDEIGELANDFNIMAGQLKKSNEEIESLENRRRKFMADVSHELRTPLTTISGVIEGLKNNMIQEEEKERGLQLVSQETKRLIRLVNENLDYEKIRSNQVKLFKEKIKLIEVFEIIKEHLELQAEDKNVRLDIAADEDTEIYADYDRLIQILINITKNSIQFTESGTVCLIGKKGYKETIIVIEDTGIGMDPEEVESIWQRFYKADMSRTGHQFGEFGLGLSIVKQLVLMHNGEIQISSEKNQGTTFILKFPEK
- the uvrB gene encoding excinuclease ABC subunit UvrB; this translates as MSDRFELVSNYKPEGDQPAAIKQLVQGIKDGKKHQTLLGATGTGKTFTVSNVIQEVNKPTLIIAHNKTLAGQLYSEFKEFFPNNAVEYFVSYYDYYQPEAYVPQTDTFIEKDASINDEIDKLRHSATASLFERKDVIIIASVSCIYGLGSPEEYRDLVVSLRTGMDIERNQLLRKLVDVQYERNDIDFKRGTFRVRGDVVEIFPASRDEQCIRVEFFGDEIDRIREVDALTGEIRGDREHVSIFPASHFVTREEKMRVAIGNIEKELEERLKELHENGKLLEAQRLEQRTRYDLEMMREMGFCSGIENYSRHLTLRPAGSTPYTLLDFFPKDFMIVVDESHVTIPQIRGMFNGDQARKQVLVDHGFRLPSAKDNRPLQFGEFEEHINNILFVSATPGPYELDHTPEMVQQIIRPTGLLDPTIDVRPIQGQIDDLIGEIHARIERNERVLVTTLTKKMSEDLTDYLKDIGIKVNYLHSEIKTLERIEIIRELRLGKFDVLIGINLLREGLDIPEVSLVAILDADKEGFLRSERSLIQTIGRAARNSNGHVIMYADKMTKSMEIAINETKRRRETQKAFNEKHGIEPKTIQKKIAETIRAVIAPEDAEELESALPKLGKLSKKEREKVIQQMESEMKEAAKGLNFERAAELRDLILELKAEG